In the genome of Acidobacteriota bacterium, one region contains:
- a CDS encoding cytochrome C oxidase subunit IV family protein codes for MAHDAHASAHAAHAGHDQHYVKVWALLCALLVVSIVGPMFGIRLVTLITAFGIAIVKAYLVAKNFMHVNIEGRWVAYLLIGMVAFMVVLFWGVAPDVMEHQGQRWQKLYTEPAHTAPAHAE; via the coding sequence ATGGCGCACGACGCACACGCATCCGCTCACGCGGCCCACGCCGGCCACGATCAGCACTACGTCAAGGTCTGGGCGCTGCTCTGCGCCCTGCTGGTCGTCAGCATCGTCGGGCCGATGTTCGGGATTCGGCTGGTGACGCTCATCACCGCCTTCGGCATCGCCATCGTCAAGGCCTATCTGGTGGCGAAGAACTTCATGCACGTGAACATCGAGGGCCGGTGGGTCGCGTACCTGCTCATCGGGATGGTCGCGTTCATGGTCGTCCTCTTCTGGGGCGTCGCGCCGGACGTCATGGAGCACCAGGGACAGCGTTGGCAGAAGCTCTACACGGAGCCGGCCCACACCGCGCCAGCGCACGCCGAGTAA
- a CDS encoding cytochrome c oxidase subunit 3 — translation MDLPTGRLGVWWVIASEIVIFGGLLASYVMNRIGHVGFGDQAAHTNVWAGGFNTFVLLTSSLSAVLAHAAAERGDGARAAKLLRYTTLGGAVFLVVKGFEWTHEIQAGFTITSSLFWSFYYTAAGLHAAHVIAGMVIMLIVAASAARNQHLQRVENIGIYWHFVDLVWIFLFPLLYIAK, via the coding sequence ATGGACCTGCCCACCGGACGCCTCGGCGTCTGGTGGGTCATCGCCTCCGAGATCGTGATCTTCGGCGGCCTGCTCGCGTCCTACGTCATGAACCGCATCGGGCACGTAGGTTTCGGCGATCAGGCGGCGCACACGAACGTCTGGGCAGGCGGCTTCAACACCTTCGTCCTGCTGACGTCGAGCCTGTCCGCCGTGCTCGCGCACGCGGCCGCCGAGCGCGGCGACGGCGCGCGCGCGGCCAAGCTGCTGCGCTACACGACGCTCGGTGGTGCCGTGTTCCTCGTCGTGAAGGGGTTCGAGTGGACGCATGAGATCCAGGCCGGCTTCACGATCACGTCGAGCCTGTTCTGGTCGTTCTACTACACGGCGGCCGGCCTGCACGCCGCGCACGTGATCGCCGGCATGGTGATCATGCTGATCGTCGCGGCCTCGGCGGCGCGGAACCAGCACCTGCAGCGCGTCGAGAACATCGGGATCTACTGGCACTTCGTGGACCTGGTCTGGATCTTCCTCTTCCCGCTGCTGTACATCGCGAAGTAG